A window from Symbiopectobacterium purcellii encodes these proteins:
- a CDS encoding type I secretion system permease/ATPase → MKLHSVEDIDTPEASVAHEHNDPRTRHDDPLLDGLLILCALQGKSASRATLTAGLPLAKQRLTVPLLPRAASRAGLQGRVLKRPLDGIPDMSLPAMLLLREGRSAVLLGWNDDGSARIMPSETEGGEIQVDRNTLQQNYLGLVLFAQPRHAFDIQNESLIPHTKSWFKDTLKLSRFLYADAVLASFIINIIAIATPLFVMNVYDRVVPNQATATLWVLAIGVIGEFIFDLILKTLRGICLDMAGKKTDLIISASLFERIIGMSMIARPARVGSFAQNIHEFQSLRDFLSSLTLTTLIDFPFTLLLLLVIGLIGGPLVWVPILTYPIALAVSWALQKPLVETISKTMELASERQATLIETLSSLDALKVNNAQSERQHSWEQTLGSLSRLEMRAKALSSLAVNLTMGFQQIAGVVMIIAGVYLLIDGKLSMGGLIASYMLSGRALMPLGQLSGLVARYQQAKITMTTTEEMMQLPQERQENERPLKRERIQGGLEFRDVTFSYPEQKHRSLYNINLAIAAGEKVGIIGRSGSGKSSLEKLIVNLYPPSEGNILIDGVDTRQLDVSDLRHNIGYVPQDIQLISGTLRDNLISGARYIDDESMLRAAEIAGVNEFARLHADGYNLQVGERGMQLSGGQRQAVAIARALLLDPPIMVLDEPTSSMDNTSEDRLKQALQPVLQNKTLLLVTHRVSMLALVDRLIIIDKGRIIADGPKAIVMDALKKGQINASR, encoded by the coding sequence ATGAAGTTACATTCCGTCGAGGATATCGATACTCCGGAAGCGTCCGTTGCGCATGAACACAACGATCCTCGCACCCGTCATGACGATCCGTTACTGGATGGTTTGTTGATTTTGTGCGCGCTACAGGGCAAGTCTGCGAGTCGCGCGACTCTCACTGCGGGTCTTCCTTTAGCAAAACAGCGCCTGACGGTACCATTGCTGCCACGCGCAGCCAGTCGCGCAGGGCTGCAAGGCCGGGTATTAAAACGCCCGCTGGATGGCATTCCCGACATGTCACTGCCTGCCATGTTATTGCTGCGAGAAGGCCGTTCGGCAGTACTGCTTGGCTGGAACGACGATGGTTCAGCACGCATCATGCCAAGTGAGACGGAAGGCGGCGAAATACAGGTCGATCGCAATACGCTTCAGCAAAATTATCTTGGTCTGGTACTGTTTGCACAACCGAGACACGCCTTTGATATCCAAAATGAATCGCTGATTCCCCACACCAAGTCCTGGTTCAAGGACACGCTGAAGCTGTCACGTTTCCTGTATGCCGATGCGGTGCTGGCCAGTTTTATTATTAATATTATTGCAATCGCCACGCCGCTGTTCGTGATGAATGTGTATGACAGGGTGGTGCCCAATCAAGCGACGGCCACCCTATGGGTGCTGGCGATTGGCGTTATTGGTGAATTTATTTTCGATCTTATCCTGAAAACGCTGCGTGGCATTTGCCTCGATATGGCAGGAAAAAAGACCGATCTGATCATCTCCGCCTCACTGTTCGAACGCATCATCGGCATGTCGATGATTGCGCGACCCGCCCGCGTAGGCAGCTTTGCGCAAAATATTCATGAGTTTCAATCGTTGAGAGATTTCCTCTCATCGCTGACCTTGACCACGCTGATCGACTTTCCGTTCACACTGCTGCTGTTGCTGGTGATTGGTTTGATTGGCGGTCCGCTGGTGTGGGTGCCAATACTCACCTACCCCATCGCCTTAGCCGTAAGCTGGGCGCTGCAAAAACCGCTGGTTGAAACCATCAGTAAAACAATGGAGCTGGCCAGCGAGCGTCAAGCCACCCTGATAGAAACGCTCAGCAGCTTGGATGCGTTGAAGGTGAATAACGCTCAGAGCGAGCGCCAGCACAGTTGGGAACAAACGCTGGGGAGCCTCAGCCGGTTAGAAATGCGCGCCAAAGCGCTTTCTTCGCTGGCAGTCAACCTGACGATGGGATTCCAGCAAATCGCCGGTGTGGTGATGATTATCGCAGGCGTCTACCTGTTGATTGATGGCAAACTCAGTATGGGGGGATTGATTGCCAGCTATATGCTCAGTGGCCGCGCACTTATGCCCCTTGGTCAGCTATCGGGTCTGGTTGCGCGTTATCAGCAGGCCAAGATAACCATGACGACCACGGAAGAGATGATGCAATTGCCGCAAGAGCGCCAGGAGAATGAGCGGCCGCTTAAACGCGAACGTATACAGGGCGGCCTGGAATTCCGCGACGTGACCTTCAGTTACCCCGAACAGAAGCACCGCTCTTTGTATAACATCAATCTTGCTATCGCCGCAGGCGAAAAAGTCGGCATCATTGGCCGCAGCGGGTCGGGCAAAAGTTCGCTGGAAAAACTGATCGTCAACCTGTATCCTCCAAGCGAAGGGAATATTTTGATCGATGGCGTGGACACACGTCAGTTGGATGTCAGCGATTTGCGCCACAACATTGGCTATGTGCCGCAGGATATTCAACTGATCAGCGGCACCCTGCGCGATAACCTGATCAGCGGTGCTCGTTATATTGATGATGAATCCATGCTGCGCGCCGCCGAAATCGCCGGTGTCAATGAATTCGCGCGCCTGCATGCGGATGGCTACAACTTGCAGGTGGGGGAACGCGGCATGCAACTCTCTGGCGGTCAGCGTCAGGCCGTCGCCATCGCGCGCGCGCTGTTGCTCGATCCGCCGATTATGGTGTTAGATGAACCCACCAGTTCAATGGACAACACCAGCGAAGACCGCTTAAAACAAGCATTACAGCCAGTGTTGCAAAACAAAACGCTGCTGTTGGTGACACATCGCGTCTCTATGCTGGCCCTGGTAGATCGTTTAATCATTATCGATAAAGGCCGCATTATTGCCGATGGTCCGAAGGCTATCGTGATGGATGCGTTAAAGAAAGGACAGATCAATGCATCTCGCTAA
- a CDS encoding HlyD family type I secretion periplasmic adaptor subunit, translating to MHLAKRTADFLRYFSRRDRETLQAIPEVSRAMLEDSPKAIRITLWAIFFFFLFFILWAAFASIDEVTRGDGKAIPSSRLQKIQNLEGGIVTEVYVHEGQIVNQGDPLLRLDDTRFASNVGETEADRLGLLSRIERLTAEINDRELNLSAEIKEKAPAIAQGEMDLYNSRRQQFRNEISGLEEQLVQKKQEQRDYVAKQAQFRNSLNLLQQEIRMSEPLIAEGAISKVEVLRLKRAEVETQGQLESMTLSIPRADSAIKEIENKIQETRGRYKSDALSQLNEAQTNLNKIAATGKALEDRVNRTLVVSPVKGIVQQMMVNTIGGVIQPGNDIVEIVPLDENLLVEAKISPRDIAFLHPGQNAIIKLTAYDYTIYGGLKGKVEQISPDTMTDKEGNSFYIVRLRTDKNYLGTEDKPLVIIPGMVASVDIITGKKTILSYLLKPIIRANAEALRER from the coding sequence ATGCATCTCGCTAAACGCACCGCGGATTTCCTTCGCTATTTCTCCCGCAGGGATCGGGAAACGCTTCAGGCGATCCCTGAAGTCAGTCGCGCGATGCTGGAAGACTCCCCCAAAGCGATTCGAATTACGCTGTGGGCAATTTTCTTTTTTTTCCTGTTTTTCATCCTGTGGGCTGCTTTTGCCAGCATTGATGAAGTCACGCGCGGCGATGGTAAGGCTATTCCGTCATCCCGTCTGCAAAAAATCCAGAACCTGGAAGGCGGTATCGTCACCGAGGTTTACGTTCACGAAGGGCAAATCGTCAATCAGGGCGATCCGTTACTGAGACTCGATGACACTCGCTTCGCCTCAAACGTTGGCGAAACGGAGGCTGACAGGCTAGGACTGCTCTCGCGTATCGAACGGTTGACGGCTGAAATCAACGATCGTGAATTAAACCTCTCAGCAGAAATCAAAGAAAAAGCCCCGGCTATCGCCCAAGGTGAAATGGACCTGTACAACAGCAGACGCCAACAATTTCGCAATGAGATCTCTGGCCTGGAAGAGCAACTGGTACAGAAAAAACAGGAGCAGCGCGACTATGTGGCCAAGCAGGCGCAATTTCGCAATAGCCTCAATTTACTGCAACAAGAAATAAGAATGTCAGAGCCTTTGATTGCCGAGGGTGCAATATCCAAAGTCGAAGTGCTGCGCCTAAAACGGGCCGAAGTGGAAACACAAGGGCAGTTGGAATCCATGACGCTGTCGATTCCTCGCGCTGACTCTGCCATCAAGGAAATTGAAAACAAGATTCAGGAAACGCGTGGACGCTATAAAAGCGATGCGCTATCACAGTTGAATGAAGCACAAACCAACCTGAACAAGATAGCCGCCACGGGCAAGGCGTTGGAAGACCGCGTGAACCGAACTCTGGTGGTCTCTCCGGTAAAAGGCATTGTGCAGCAGATGATGGTCAACACCATTGGTGGTGTTATCCAACCTGGGAACGACATCGTGGAAATTGTTCCGTTGGATGAAAATTTATTGGTTGAAGCAAAAATCTCGCCGCGAGATATTGCTTTTCTGCATCCAGGCCAGAATGCCATTATCAAACTGACAGCCTACGATTATACGATCTATGGCGGATTAAAAGGGAAAGTTGAACAAATTAGCCCAGACACCATGACCGATAAAGAAGGTAACAGCTTTTATATCGTTCGGTTGCGCACAGATAAGAATTATTTGGGCACTGAGGATAAGCCTCTGGTGATTATTCCCGGCATGGTCGCATCCGTGGATATTATAACCGGAAAGAAAACGATTCTGAGTTATTTACTTAAACCCATCATCCGGGCAAATGCCGAAGCGCTGCGGGAACGCTAA
- a CDS encoding sensor domain-containing protein, with protein MYEIIITIIIILLLVSVIRNRGSKQKFKQDREKQDFLDTIFYATEYSPASIIIANENCEILYVNRQFVTMSGYMPDEVIGKKTNIMNSGMTNPSVYEDLWSTLDRGEIWSGEFINRRKDGQLYWEKANISKIYNKVTDSTNYVGVKLDITERKAKEHHDNSYNRALELLSSGAPLKDILDAIVFSVEEKNPGRIVCSVLLVDKEKKCLTLASAPSLPGFYKNAIHNVKIADGAASFCTAAYTGKRLIDEDISVHPDWSLYKGLALYAGLRSCWSEPVIGQNKEILGVLSVYHRKPYVPNEEETFSIEKSAQLVGIAIERYSAIDMLRRSEEHYRQLAHYDSLTSLANGLTFAEQMEQAILLSKQTGRRIALMFLDLDKFKQINDTFGHAIGDLLLKEAAARMRSSVRDTDTVYRRSGDEFIILLQGIKEEANTIYVADKIHHAMNKPFDIEGKKLEVSCSIGIALYPEHGTDSLTLAINADSAMYQAKAMGRSQTQIYVVQNGHQG; from the coding sequence GTGTATGAGATAATAATAACCATAATTATAATACTGTTGTTGGTTTCTGTTATCAGAAACAGGGGAAGTAAGCAGAAATTTAAGCAGGATCGCGAAAAGCAAGACTTCCTCGATACGATTTTTTATGCCACAGAATATAGCCCGGCCTCGATCATTATTGCGAATGAGAATTGTGAGATTCTTTATGTAAATCGTCAGTTTGTAACCATGTCCGGTTATATGCCCGATGAAGTGATCGGTAAAAAAACCAATATAATGAACTCGGGTATGACCAACCCCAGCGTCTATGAAGATCTCTGGTCAACGCTCGATCGCGGTGAAATCTGGAGCGGCGAATTTATTAATCGTCGTAAAGACGGGCAGCTTTACTGGGAAAAGGCCAATATTTCTAAAATCTACAATAAGGTCACAGATTCAACGAATTATGTGGGTGTGAAGCTGGACATTACGGAGCGTAAAGCAAAGGAACATCACGATAACTCCTACAACCGCGCGTTAGAACTGCTCTCCAGCGGTGCGCCATTGAAAGATATCCTTGATGCCATCGTGTTTAGCGTGGAAGAAAAAAATCCGGGCCGCATCGTCTGCTCCGTATTGTTGGTGGATAAAGAGAAGAAGTGCCTGACGCTGGCGTCTGCCCCCAGCTTGCCCGGTTTTTATAAAAATGCCATTCATAACGTCAAGATCGCTGACGGCGCAGCCTCTTTTTGCACGGCAGCGTATACCGGTAAGCGTTTGATTGATGAGGATATTTCTGTTCACCCTGACTGGTCGCTGTACAAAGGATTAGCGCTCTATGCCGGGTTGCGCTCTTGCTGGTCTGAGCCGGTTATCGGCCAGAATAAAGAGATCCTCGGTGTGCTCAGTGTCTACCACCGCAAACCCTATGTACCCAATGAAGAAGAAACCTTTTCCATTGAGAAATCGGCGCAATTGGTTGGCATTGCCATTGAACGCTACAGCGCGATTGATATGCTGCGACGCAGTGAAGAGCATTACCGCCAACTGGCACATTATGATTCGCTGACATCATTGGCTAACGGCCTTACGTTTGCGGAGCAGATGGAACAGGCTATTCTGTTGTCAAAACAGACGGGGCGTCGCATTGCTTTGATGTTTCTTGATTTGGATAAATTCAAACAGATCAATGATACCTTTGGCCATGCTATTGGCGACTTGCTGTTAAAAGAAGCCGCCGCGCGCATGAGGAGTTCAGTACGTGATACCGATACGGTCTATCGCCGTAGCGGCGATGAATTTATTATCTTACTGCAAGGCATTAAAGAAGAAGCTAACACCATCTATGTCGCGGATAAGATTCATCATGCCATGAATAAACCCTTTGATATTGAAGGGAAAAAACTTGAGGTGTCATGCAGTATCGGTATTGCGCTTTATCCTGAGCACGGTACTGATTCACTCACGTTAGCCATCAACGCGGACTCAGCCATGTATCAGGCAAAGGCGATGGGACGCAGCCAAACGCAGATCTATGTCGTACAAAATGGGCATCAAGGATAA
- the pdeH gene encoding cyclic-guanylate-specific phosphodiesterase, which produces MTKCIGQQGNLGVIQALPSELGDAAAFELQYWHHCQRRYNFQPIYRTSGKLLAIELLTAVFSPAFPQRFVSPETYFASINVAERLQVVIEQMQLLSRWHPRFIKDGILASVNVDGQTLHALQQSHEAKQLIASMPWLRFEIVENQGVLSQEFLTMFPEMRHLWLDDFGAGVANFSSLMQAQYDCIKVARELFILLQKSEEGRQLFPSLVALLSRFCNHVVVEGVETQEEWGMVTQTRADAVQGYFLSRPQPFENFSELKSSL; this is translated from the coding sequence ATGACAAAATGTATCGGGCAGCAGGGGAATTTAGGGGTTATACAAGCACTGCCTTCTGAACTAGGGGATGCGGCAGCTTTTGAACTCCAGTATTGGCATCACTGTCAAAGACGCTACAACTTTCAGCCTATTTATCGCACCAGTGGCAAACTGTTGGCGATAGAGTTGCTTACTGCTGTGTTTTCGCCAGCGTTTCCACAGCGTTTTGTGTCACCTGAAACCTATTTTGCCAGTATCAATGTGGCTGAGCGGTTACAGGTGGTGATTGAACAAATGCAACTTCTGTCGCGTTGGCATCCTCGCTTTATTAAGGATGGTATTCTGGCGTCAGTCAATGTCGATGGGCAAACGCTGCATGCTTTACAACAGAGCCATGAAGCGAAGCAGTTGATCGCCTCGATGCCCTGGCTGCGATTTGAAATCGTGGAAAATCAGGGGGTACTCTCGCAAGAATTCTTGACGATGTTTCCTGAAATGCGCCACCTATGGCTGGATGACTTCGGCGCGGGCGTAGCCAATTTTTCGTCGCTGATGCAGGCGCAATATGACTGTATCAAAGTGGCGCGCGAGCTGTTTATTTTGCTGCAAAAAAGTGAGGAGGGCCGTCAATTGTTCCCGTCGTTGGTCGCGCTGCTGTCCCGCTTTTGTAATCACGTGGTGGTTGAAGGGGTCGAAACGCAGGAAGAGTGGGGCATGGTAACGCAAACGCGGGCTGATGCGGTGCAAGGGTATTTCCTTTCTCGCCCTCAGCCTTTTGAGAATTTTAGTGAGCTGAAATCTTCGTTGTAA
- a CDS encoding YfhL family 4Fe-4S dicluster ferredoxin: MALLITPKCINCDMCEPECPNQAISMGLDTYEIDPLRCTECVGHYDVPTCQKVCPIDNTIIRDPQQVETQEQLWEKFVVMHHADRL; this comes from the coding sequence ATGGCATTACTGATCACCCCTAAATGCATTAACTGCGACATGTGCGAACCTGAATGTCCCAATCAGGCAATTTCCATGGGATTGGACACCTATGAAATAGACCCGCTGCGTTGCACAGAATGTGTGGGCCACTACGATGTGCCTACCTGTCAAAAGGTATGCCCGATTGACAATACAATCATTCGTGACCCGCAACAAGTGGAAACGCAGGAGCAATTATGGGAAAAGTTTGTTGTTATGCATCACGCCGATCGTCTGTGA
- the acpS gene encoding holo-ACP synthase: MAILGLGSDIVEIARIEAIIARSGDRLARRVLSAQEWGHYEKHPQSARYLAKRFAVKEAAAKALGTGISQGLAFDQFDVFNDALGKPCLRLWGHAQLMAENLGVQEIHVTIADERHYACATVILEGERKRPLTDDRRDA, translated from the coding sequence ATGGCTATTCTGGGACTTGGCTCGGACATTGTTGAGATCGCCCGTATCGAGGCCATCATCGCGCGATCCGGCGATCGCCTGGCGCGCAGAGTATTATCCGCGCAAGAGTGGGGGCACTATGAAAAACACCCGCAGTCTGCCCGCTATCTTGCCAAACGCTTTGCTGTTAAGGAAGCGGCGGCGAAGGCCCTAGGCACCGGCATTAGCCAGGGGTTGGCTTTCGATCAATTCGACGTCTTCAACGATGCGCTGGGTAAACCTTGCTTGCGACTTTGGGGGCACGCGCAATTGATGGCGGAAAACTTAGGGGTGCAGGAGATACACGTGACTATCGCCGATGAGCGGCACTATGCCTGTGCCACGGTGATCCTTGAGGGAGAGAGAAAACGTCCTCTCACAGACGATCGGCGTGATGCATAA
- the pdxJ gene encoding pyridoxine 5'-phosphate synthase — MAELLLGVNIDHVATLRNARGTAYPDPVQAAFVAEQAGADGITVHLREDRRHITDRDVRLLRQTLQTRMNLEMAVTEEMLAIACELRPHFCCLVPEKRQEVTTEGGLDVAGQLPRMTSAVARLHEAGILVSLFIDPERVQIDAAVAVGAPYIEIHTGAYADAQDDTLRQQEWARIRDAAVYAASKGLKVNAGHGLTYHNVQAIAALPEIHELNIGHAIIGRAVMSGLAEAVTEMKALLREARR, encoded by the coding sequence ATGGCAGAGCTTTTGCTGGGTGTAAATATCGATCATGTGGCGACCCTGCGCAATGCGCGCGGTACAGCGTACCCCGATCCGGTGCAGGCTGCGTTTGTTGCTGAGCAAGCAGGGGCGGATGGTATAACGGTTCATCTGCGTGAAGATCGTCGTCATATCACCGATCGCGATGTGCGTTTGTTACGCCAAACGTTGCAGACGCGCATGAACCTTGAGATGGCAGTGACGGAAGAAATGCTGGCGATTGCCTGCGAGCTTCGTCCTCATTTTTGTTGCCTGGTGCCAGAGAAACGCCAGGAAGTGACAACGGAAGGCGGGTTGGACGTCGCGGGTCAACTGCCGCGCATGACATCAGCCGTGGCCCGTTTGCACGAGGCGGGGATTCTGGTATCCCTATTTATCGACCCCGAACGCGTGCAAATTGATGCCGCTGTAGCCGTTGGCGCGCCTTATATCGAAATCCATACCGGTGCTTATGCTGATGCGCAGGACGATACGCTGCGTCAGCAAGAGTGGGCACGTATTCGCGATGCGGCTGTGTATGCTGCCAGCAAAGGGCTCAAGGTCAATGCCGGGCATGGCCTGACCTACCACAACGTGCAGGCTATTGCCGCTCTGCCTGAAATCCATGAGCTGAATATCGGTCATGCGATTATTGGTCGTGCTGTCATGAGTGGCTTGGCAGAGGCAGTCACGGAGATGAAAGCATTGCTGCGGGAAGCCCGCCGTTAA
- the recO gene encoding DNA repair protein RecO, with the protein MEGWQRAFVLHGRPYSETSLLLDLFTEDEGRVRVLAKGARARRSPLKGCLQPFTPLLVRWGGRGEVKTLRNAEPVSLALPLTGVMLYSGLYVNELLARVLEHETNFSALFFDYLHCLQQLAALSSSPEPALRRFELALLGYLGYGVDFLHCAGSGEPVADTMTYRYREEKGFIASMIVDQRSFTGYELRALAAREFPDVQTLRAAKRFTRMALKPYLGGKPLKSRELFQKSAVLRLRTPPVAKE; encoded by the coding sequence ATGGAAGGCTGGCAGCGCGCGTTTGTCTTGCATGGGCGACCTTACAGTGAAACCAGCCTGTTGCTGGATCTTTTCACGGAAGACGAAGGGCGTGTACGCGTGTTAGCCAAAGGCGCGCGTGCGCGTCGCTCTCCGCTAAAAGGGTGTTTGCAACCGTTCACGCCACTGTTGGTTCGCTGGGGCGGACGCGGTGAAGTCAAAACCTTGCGTAACGCTGAACCGGTATCACTGGCATTACCGCTCACCGGCGTCATGTTGTACAGCGGCCTCTACGTCAATGAATTGCTTGCTCGCGTACTGGAGCATGAAACCAATTTTTCCGCACTCTTCTTTGATTACCTGCATTGCTTGCAGCAACTGGCAGCGTTGAGTTCCTCACCGGAACCGGCGCTGCGCCGTTTTGAACTGGCGCTGTTAGGCTATCTCGGTTATGGCGTTGATTTTCTCCACTGTGCAGGCAGCGGGGAACCCGTTGCAGACACCATGACCTACCGCTACCGCGAAGAAAAAGGGTTTATCGCCAGTATGATCGTGGATCAGCGCAGCTTTACCGGCTATGAGCTGCGCGCGCTAGCAGCGCGGGAATTTCCTGACGTGCAAACCCTGCGGGCGGCGAAACGCTTTACGCGTATGGCGCTTAAACCCTATCTGGGCGGCAAGCCATTGAAGAGCCGTGAACTGTTTCAAAAATCTGCCGTTTTACGTCTCCGCACGCCGCCTGTCGCAAAAGAATAA
- the era gene encoding GTPase Era has product MSEEQTYCGFVAIVGRPNVGKSTLLNELLGQKVSITSRKPQTTRHRIMGIHTEGPYQAIYVDTPGLHIEEKRAINRLMNRAASSSIGDVELIIFVVEGTHWTDDDEMVVGKLRDQKRPVLLAINKIDNVTDKTKLLPHIQFLSEKMNFLDVVPLSAEKGINVDTIASIVRKHLPAAEHHFPEDYITDRSQRFMAAEIIREKLMRFLGEELPYSVTVEIERFVTNDRGGYDINGLILVERDGQKKMVIGNKGAKIKTIGIEARQDMEAMFDAKVHLELWVKVKSGWADDERALRSLGYIDDL; this is encoded by the coding sequence ATGAGCGAAGAACAAACCTACTGCGGTTTCGTCGCAATAGTTGGGCGACCCAACGTGGGCAAATCCACGTTGCTGAACGAACTGCTGGGGCAAAAAGTCTCCATTACTTCGCGCAAGCCGCAAACCACGCGTCACCGTATTATGGGGATCCACACGGAAGGCCCTTATCAGGCTATTTATGTGGATACGCCGGGGCTGCATATTGAAGAAAAACGGGCGATAAACCGTCTGATGAACCGTGCAGCCAGCAGCTCTATTGGTGATGTTGAGCTGATCATCTTCGTGGTGGAAGGGACGCACTGGACTGACGACGACGAAATGGTCGTGGGCAAATTGCGCGATCAAAAACGTCCGGTATTGCTGGCAATCAACAAGATTGACAATGTGACGGACAAAACCAAGTTGCTGCCGCATATCCAGTTTTTAAGTGAAAAAATGAACTTCCTCGACGTGGTTCCACTTTCTGCGGAAAAGGGCATCAACGTTGATACCATTGCCAGCATTGTGCGCAAACACTTGCCTGCGGCCGAGCATCACTTCCCGGAAGATTACATCACCGATCGTTCGCAGCGCTTTATGGCAGCTGAGATTATTCGTGAAAAACTGATGCGCTTTCTCGGTGAAGAGTTGCCCTATTCGGTGACCGTTGAGATCGAGCGTTTCGTGACCAACGATCGCGGCGGCTATGACATCAATGGGTTGATTCTGGTTGAGCGCGATGGCCAGAAGAAAATGGTGATCGGTAACAAAGGCGCAAAGATCAAGACGATCGGCATTGAAGCGCGTCAGGATATGGAAGCCATGTTCGACGCCAAGGTGCATCTGGAGCTGTGGGTGAAAGTGAAATCCGGCTGGGCGGATGACGAACGCGCATTGCGCAGCCTGGGTTACATCGACGACTTATAA
- the rnc gene encoding ribonuclease III, with protein sequence MNPILINRLQRKLGYTFQQYDLLLQALTHRSANSKHNERLEFLGDSILSFVIANALYHRFPRVDEGDMSRMRATLVRGNTLAEIAREFELGECLRLGPGELKSGGFRRESILADTVEALIGGIFLDSDIQNIERLILNWYQTRLDEISPGDKQKDPKTRLQEFLQGRHLPLPTYLVVQVRGEAHDQEFTIHCMISGFNEPVIGTGSSRRKAEQAAAEQALKILEIE encoded by the coding sequence ATGAACCCCATCTTAATAAATCGGTTACAAAGAAAGCTGGGCTATACTTTCCAGCAGTACGACCTGTTATTGCAGGCGTTAACGCATCGCAGTGCCAACAGCAAACACAATGAGCGCCTGGAGTTTCTTGGTGACTCCATCCTGAGCTTTGTGATTGCCAATGCACTTTATCATCGCTTTCCTCGCGTCGATGAAGGGGACATGAGCCGTATGCGCGCTACGCTGGTGCGCGGCAATACGCTGGCGGAAATTGCGCGTGAATTCGAATTAGGTGAATGCCTGCGCCTTGGCCCCGGTGAATTGAAAAGCGGCGGTTTCCGCCGTGAGTCTATTTTGGCTGACACGGTCGAAGCGCTGATTGGCGGTATTTTTCTGGACAGCGATATCCAGAATATCGAAAGACTGATTCTGAATTGGTATCAGACTCGATTGGATGAAATCAGTCCTGGGGATAAACAAAAAGATCCCAAAACCCGGTTGCAGGAGTTTCTGCAAGGGCGTCATCTGCCATTGCCTACCTATCTGGTGGTGCAGGTGCGCGGTGAGGCTCACGATCAGGAATTTACCATCCATTGTATGATCAGCGGTTTTAATGAACCGGTGATTGGTACGGGCTCCAGCCGGCGCAAGGCGGAGCAGGCGGCAGCGGAACAAGCGTTGAAAATACTGGAGATTGAATGA
- the lepB gene encoding signal peptidase I, with protein MANMFALVLALATLVTGIVWCFERFKWAPARKARAEAALSAQQDGSTGVVTIKQPGWIETCASVFPVLALVFFVRSFVYEPFQIPSGSMMPTLLIGDFILVEKFAYGIKDPITQTTLIPTGNPRRGDVAVFKYPENPRLDYIKRVIGLPGDRISYDPLSKQVTVRPACEGSACDSAVAVTYSNLDASDFVQTFGRPGSESSSGFYALPLGEEKPGGVRMGVRQETLGDVSHRILVVPGSQDQLGMYYQQSHQPLATWVVPNGHYFMMGDNRDNSADSRFWGFVPEKNLVGRATAIWMSFEKQEGEWPTGVRLSRIGRIH; from the coding sequence ATGGCCAATATGTTTGCCTTGGTTTTAGCGCTGGCGACGCTTGTCACCGGCATTGTCTGGTGTTTTGAACGCTTTAAATGGGCACCGGCACGCAAGGCGAGAGCGGAGGCGGCGCTGAGCGCGCAGCAGGATGGCAGCACGGGCGTTGTGACTATCAAACAGCCCGGTTGGATTGAAACCTGTGCTTCGGTGTTTCCGGTATTGGCGCTGGTATTTTTTGTGCGCTCCTTTGTTTACGAACCGTTCCAGATACCGTCGGGCTCAATGATGCCGACGTTGCTGATTGGCGATTTTATTCTGGTGGAGAAATTTGCCTACGGCATCAAGGATCCGATCACGCAGACGACGTTGATCCCGACCGGGAATCCGCGGCGCGGGGATGTGGCGGTATTCAAATACCCTGAAAATCCGCGTCTGGATTATATCAAGCGTGTGATTGGTTTGCCGGGTGACAGGATTTCTTACGATCCGCTCAGCAAGCAGGTTACGGTGCGCCCTGCCTGTGAAGGCTCGGCATGTGACAGCGCTGTCGCGGTGACCTACAGCAACCTCGACGCCAGTGATTTTGTCCAAACGTTCGGCCGTCCAGGTTCGGAATCGAGCAGCGGTTTCTACGCGCTGCCGCTCGGTGAGGAAAAGCCGGGCGGCGTGCGGATGGGCGTTCGTCAGGAGACGCTGGGTGATGTCTCGCACCGCATTCTGGTGGTACCGGGTAGCCAGGATCAACTGGGCATGTACTACCAGCAGTCGCACCAGCCGCTGGCCACGTGGGTGGTGCCAAACGGGCACTATTTCATGATGGGCGACAACCGTGATAACAGCGCCGATAGTCGTTTCTGGGGCTTTGTGCCGGAGAAGAATCTGGTCGGTCGCGCAACGGCAATCTGGATGAGCTTCGAGAAACAAGAAGGTGAATGGCCAACAGGCGTACGTCTGAGCCGAATTGGTCGAATTCATTAA